One genomic window of Mus musculus strain C57BL/6J chromosome 4, GRCm38.p6 C57BL/6J includes the following:
- the Olfr270 gene encoding olfactory receptor 270: MGNYSAVTEFFLVGLSQYPELQLFLFVLCLIMYLIILLGNSLLIIISILDSRLHTPMYFFLGNLSFLDICYTSSSIPQMLIMFMSARKSISFLGCALQMVISLGLGSTECVLLAVMAYDRYAAICNPLRYPIIMNKVLYVHMAVWSWVIGCLNSLVQTVLTMVLPFCGNNVIDHLTCEILALLKLVCSDITMNVLIMTVASIVLLMIPLMLIFVSYIFILSSILRINSAEGRKKAFSTCSAHLTVVILFYGSALFMYMKPKSKYTKASDEIIGLSYGVVTPMLNPIIYSLRNKEVKEAVKKILSKRLYLRKI, translated from the coding sequence ATGGGAAATTACTCTGCAGTGACAGAATTCTTTCTCGTGGGACTTTCCCAGTATCCAGAACTCCAGCTTTTCCTATTTGTGCTCTGCCTCATCATGTACTTGATAATCCTCCTGGGAAACAGTCTGCTCATTATCATTAGTATCCTGGATTCTCGGCTCCACACCCCCATGTACTTTTTTCTTGGGAATCTCTCTTTTTTGGACATCTGTTACACATCCTCATCCATTCCTCAAATGCTCATCATGTTTATGTCAGCGAGAAAATCCATCTCCTTCCTTGGTTGTGCTCTACAAATGGTTATCTCCCTTGGCTTGGGTTCTACAGAGTGTGTCCTCCTGGCTGTGATGGCCTATGATAGGTATGCAGCCATTTGCAATCCACTGAGGTACCCTATAATCATGAACAAAGTATTATATGTGCACATGGCTGTGTGGTCCTGGGTCATAGGCTGTCTGAATTCTCTAGTGCAAACAGTCTTGACAATGGTGTTACCTTTCTGTGGCAACAATGTCATTGATCACCTTACCTGTGAGATCCTGGCTCTTCTTAAACTTGTATGCTCAGATATCACCATGAATGTGCTTATCATGACAGTGGCCAGTATTGTTTTGTTGATGATCCCTCTGATGTTAATTTTTGTGTCCtatatttttatcctttcttCCATTCTGAGAATTAATTCtgcggaaggaaggaagaaagccttTTCAACCTGTTCAGCCCACCTAACCGTGGTCATCTTATTCTATGGTTCAGCCCTTTTTATGTACATGAAACCCAAGTCAAAGTACACCAAAGCATCTGATGAAATCATTGGACTGTCTTATGGAGTTGTGACGCCAATGTTGAATCCCATCATCTACAGCTTGAGGAATAAGGAGGTCAAAGAAGCCGTGAAGAAAATTTTGAGCAAACGTTTGTACCTGCGGAAAATCTGA